A portion of the Methanobacterium aggregans genome contains these proteins:
- a CDS encoding glycosyltransferase family 2 protein has protein sequence MDDLRVSIVILNWNGWKDTLECLDSLWEISYPNYDIIIVDNDSYDDSVLKIRKYLELVFDTDDNLKKHFEVKEIFQANLSTAEPDDSTKNEVTIIKARENLGFSCGNNLGIEYALKFTEPDYILLLNNDTVVKNDFLNGLLAPTMVYEGVAVVGPKTCYFPEKDYINSAGAQMKWPLGIAQNRGIGELDQGQYDETHEVDSVLGACMLIKSHVIEEVGMLDSNFFLMLEETDFCLRVVKAGYKIFYQPSSIIYHKERFSSRLSQLSLYYSYRNRLIMLKKHVSMSKMVVYSNLIFFRALMDAMDFWIRGDWRLSWAIIRGYYAGWKF, from the coding sequence ATGGATGATCTTCGAGTTTCAATAGTTATTTTGAATTGGAATGGGTGGAAAGATACATTGGAATGTTTGGATTCACTTTGGGAAATCAGTTATCCCAATTATGATATAATAATTGTTGACAATGATTCCTACGATGATTCCGTTCTAAAAATAAGGAAATACTTGGAGCTGGTATTTGACACAGATGATAACCTAAAAAAACATTTTGAAGTAAAAGAAATTTTCCAGGCGAATTTATCAACGGCTGAACCTGATGACTCCACTAAAAATGAGGTAACTATTATTAAAGCCCGGGAAAATTTGGGTTTTTCCTGTGGAAACAATCTGGGTATTGAATACGCCTTGAAGTTCACTGAGCCAGATTATATTTTGCTTTTGAATAATGATACCGTGGTAAAAAATGATTTTTTAAATGGACTTCTGGCCCCTACTATGGTCTATGAAGGGGTGGCAGTGGTAGGTCCTAAAACCTGTTACTTCCCTGAAAAAGATTACATCAATTCTGCTGGTGCACAAATGAAATGGCCCTTAGGTATAGCCCAAAATAGGGGCATAGGCGAACTGGATCAGGGACAATATGATGAAACCCATGAAGTGGATTCTGTACTGGGGGCATGTATGTTAATTAAGTCCCATGTTATTGAGGAGGTGGGAATGCTGGATTCTAATTTTTTCTTAATGCTTGAAGAAACAGATTTCTGTTTAAGGGTGGTTAAAGCCGGCTATAAAATATTTTACCAACCTTCCTCCATAATATACCATAAAGAGAGATTTTCTAGTAGATTGAGCCAACTCTCACTTTACTATTCCTACAGGAACCGCCTTATAATGTTGAAAAAACATGTATCCATGTCTAAAATGGTTGTTTATAGTAATCTGATCTTCTTTAGAGCTTTAATGGATGCTATGGACTTCTGGATCAGAGGTGATTGGAGACTATCATGGGCAATAATAAGGGGTTACTATGCTGGTTGGAAGTTTTAG
- a CDS encoding DegT/DnrJ/EryC1/StrS family aminotransferase, producing MLDLDSQDLESEAEIQISTEVSNENHINVTLPDLPDINEYVHYLEEIWDSKWLTNDGQFVQLLEKKLKEFMGLKKFLLVSNGTLALQIALKVLNIKGSVITTPFTFAATTNSLLWEGLNPIFADIHPETFNIDPRDVERKITPDTSAIMAVHTYGNPCDVEVIEEIAEDKDLMVIYDGAHAFNVQYKNRSIFSYGDISTLSFHATKAFHTIEGGALVTHDLEVEEKIKLIRNHGIDTSLEEVILPGTNAKMNEFQAIMGLCNLKNIEKNIQIRKLIYECYVENLQDLDVKFQKIQASQYNYAYMPVCFEDEKTRNQVQLTLSQRGYYPRKYFYPLTADFEYFKNKSNDLNRKYDLKTATDVSNSILCLPLYPTLSLVDTYKIINIIREVVS from the coding sequence ATGTTAGATTTAGATTCCCAGGATTTGGAGTCTGAGGCTGAAATTCAAATCAGTACCGAAGTTTCAAATGAAAATCACATTAATGTTACCCTTCCAGATTTACCTGATATAAATGAATATGTACATTATTTAGAGGAGATATGGGATAGTAAATGGTTAACCAATGATGGGCAGTTTGTACAGTTACTGGAAAAAAAACTAAAGGAATTCATGGGTTTAAAAAAGTTTTTACTTGTTTCTAATGGTACTTTAGCCCTACAAATTGCTTTAAAAGTCCTGAATATAAAGGGCAGTGTTATTACAACACCTTTCACCTTCGCTGCCACCACCAATTCCTTACTATGGGAAGGATTAAATCCAATTTTTGCAGACATCCATCCTGAAACATTTAACATTGACCCCCGGGATGTGGAGCGGAAAATCACCCCTGATACTTCAGCCATAATGGCAGTACATACCTATGGTAATCCCTGTGATGTTGAGGTCATTGAGGAGATTGCAGAGGATAAGGATCTCATGGTTATCTATGATGGTGCTCATGCCTTTAATGTCCAGTACAAGAATCGTTCAATTTTTTCCTACGGGGACATATCCACCTTGAGCTTCCATGCTACCAAGGCTTTCCACACCATTGAGGGAGGGGCTCTGGTAACCCATGATCTTGAAGTGGAGGAAAAAATTAAATTGATTCGTAACCATGGTATTGACACTTCCCTAGAAGAAGTGATTTTACCCGGTACCAATGCCAAAATGAATGAATTTCAGGCCATAATGGGACTATGTAACCTTAAAAATATAGAAAAAAATATTCAAATACGTAAACTTATCTACGAGTGTTACGTGGAGAATCTGCAAGATCTGGATGTAAAATTCCAAAAAATTCAGGCTTCCCAGTACAATTATGCCTACATGCCAGTTTGTTTTGAGGATGAGAAAACAAGGAACCAGGTACAATTAACCCTGTCACAAAGGGGTTACTATCCACGTAAATACTTCTATCCACTAACTGCGGATTTTGAATACTTTAAAAATAAATCAAACGATTTGAACAGGAAATATGATTTAAAAACAGCCACTGATGTTTCTAACAGCATACTGTGCCTACCTTTATACCCGACCCTGTCTTTAGTGGATACTTATAAAATTATAAATATTATTCGGGAGGTTGTAAGTTAA
- a CDS encoding peptidoglycan-binding protein produces MIKGSTKKSSKITFRNLERGGGTINRKRTYAAVFSLCVIFSVLPFAGAVQTSDIVKDSLKENFTKNTNETKTVADNNLKTEASMYNVAKVQPWFQDQGYYTRAINGSYSHYKDGTENSSTDSEIDNTWTTTHMARSLGQVLNNTLPKSSENGVEVNSSLNSSANDKASAKRVVTKTARVTVTKNTISGWFMPTGIYGSNYAYKWYYKTWLNYDPSSGQWGVLEYNPKHAQGAELTSSVTGVDYDGVSGYEKEYSPRWHLSKP; encoded by the coding sequence GTGATTAAAGGAAGTACCAAAAAAAGTTCTAAAATAACCTTTAGGAATTTAGAACGTGGAGGCGGTACAATTAATAGAAAAAGGACATATGCAGCGGTATTCTCGTTGTGTGTGATATTCAGTGTCCTGCCCTTTGCAGGTGCTGTTCAAACAAGTGATATTGTAAAAGATAGTTTAAAAGAAAATTTTACTAAAAATACCAATGAAACAAAAACTGTTGCAGATAACAACCTGAAAACAGAAGCAAGCATGTACAACGTGGCCAAAGTACAGCCATGGTTCCAGGATCAGGGCTACTACACACGGGCAATCAATGGATCCTACAGTCACTACAAAGACGGGACTGAAAACAGTTCCACAGATTCTGAAATAGACAACACATGGACAACAACCCATATGGCAAGATCCTTAGGACAGGTTTTAAACAACACCCTACCAAAATCTTCAGAGAATGGAGTTGAAGTTAACTCTTCATTAAATTCCAGTGCGAATGACAAGGCCAGTGCAAAAAGAGTTGTAACCAAAACTGCAAGGGTAACAGTAACCAAAAACACCATCAGCGGCTGGTTCATGCCCACAGGTATTTATGGTTCAAACTATGCATATAAATGGTACTACAAAACATGGCTGAACTACGATCCATCCTCAGGCCAATGGGGTGTGCTTGAATACAACCCAAAACATGCTCAAGGTGCAGAATTAACATCCTCAGTAACTGGTGTTGATTACGATGGAGTATCTGGTTATGAGAAGGAATACAGTCCACGCTGGCATCTTTCAAAACCTTAA
- a CDS encoding ATP-grasp domain-containing protein yields MKVAVTGVGGGVGQSIIKALNDTTHELVGIDSDLLGAGLYGVPCAYLGHYANKPQFIPRLQEICEEEECEVLFPGLDAELPYLARNKKKMERKTSLTVMVSDPSVVEIADDKLETYYFLEKNGFPALETYNLLDYNGELNFPVVVKPRKGGARSVDKTVIKDNKTLESLQQSSEADKFVIQEYAQGTEYTCGTVSLDGDFLGPIIMKRQLRCGDTYKAFVIKDDPLENHLKEVIEVLNPYGPCNVQLRMDEDVPYIFEFNARCSGTTASRALAGFNEPAMVCDYIQGKTPQYDIKDMVILRYWNELVVEYAQIENMGLNKHVYSRRKL; encoded by the coding sequence ATGAAGGTGGCAGTTACAGGAGTGGGTGGAGGAGTCGGGCAAAGCATAATAAAAGCATTGAATGATACCACTCATGAGTTAGTTGGAATTGATAGTGACTTGCTGGGAGCTGGATTGTATGGGGTGCCCTGTGCCTATTTAGGACATTATGCTAATAAACCTCAATTTATCCCCCGCCTTCAAGAAATATGTGAAGAAGAGGAGTGTGAAGTACTTTTTCCAGGTTTAGATGCAGAACTTCCTTATTTGGCAAGAAATAAGAAAAAGATGGAAAGAAAAACCTCCTTAACTGTGATGGTCAGTGACCCGTCAGTGGTTGAAATTGCAGATGATAAACTTGAAACTTATTATTTTTTAGAAAAAAATGGGTTTCCTGCTTTAGAGACCTACAACCTTTTGGATTATAATGGAGAACTGAATTTTCCAGTTGTAGTAAAACCTAGAAAAGGAGGGGCTCGATCCGTAGATAAAACTGTTATCAAAGATAATAAAACATTGGAAAGTCTCCAGCAATCATCAGAAGCAGATAAATTCGTAATTCAGGAATATGCACAGGGAACTGAGTACACCTGTGGCACGGTATCCCTTGATGGAGATTTTTTAGGCCCCATAATTATGAAACGTCAGCTTAGATGTGGAGATACTTATAAAGCATTCGTTATCAAAGATGATCCATTAGAAAATCATTTGAAAGAAGTGATTGAGGTTCTTAATCCCTATGGACCATGTAATGTGCAATTACGAATGGATGAAGATGTTCCTTATATTTTTGAATTCAATGCCCGTTGTTCAGGAACTACGGCCAGTCGGGCACTAGCTGGATTCAATGAACCTGCCATGGTATGTGATTATATCCAGGGAAAAACACCCCAGTATGACATTAAAGATATGGTTATTTTAAGGTACTGGAATGAACTGGTGGTGGAATATGCTCAGATAGAAAACATGGGACTGAACAAGCATGTGTATTCCAGACGTAAGTTATAA